A single region of the Saprospiraceae bacterium genome encodes:
- the paaC gene encoding 1,2-phenylacetyl-CoA epoxidase subunit PaaC, whose protein sequence is MKDRLYQYLLCLGDSAMILGHRLSELCGHGPSLETDIALTNISLDLFGQVRNYFQYAALINNEQLNVSKELSEDDIAFLRYPHEYKNVLLVEQPNKDFAFIIARQFFFDAFHRPFLEALGHSKDEQIAAIAHKSLKEVKYHLRFSSEWVKRLGDGTTESHDKMQAAVNLLYPYLGELFEESPVEKEMKALGIGVDLGALRPAYFEQVKATLQEATLDLPQFFGFHSGGKKGIHTEHFGFILSNLQYMQRTYPGMKW, encoded by the coding sequence ATGAAAGACCGCTTGTATCAATACCTACTGTGCCTGGGCGATAGTGCGATGATCCTCGGACATCGGCTTTCGGAATTGTGCGGACATGGGCCAAGCCTGGAGACGGACATTGCCCTGACCAACATCTCCCTGGACCTCTTCGGACAAGTCCGAAATTATTTCCAATATGCAGCATTGATCAACAATGAACAGCTAAATGTAAGCAAAGAATTGAGCGAGGATGACATTGCTTTTCTGCGCTACCCGCATGAGTACAAAAACGTTTTATTAGTAGAACAACCCAATAAAGACTTTGCGTTTATTATCGCCAGACAGTTTTTCTTTGACGCCTTTCATCGGCCTTTCTTGGAGGCACTTGGCCATAGCAAGGATGAACAAATTGCGGCTATCGCCCATAAATCGCTCAAAGAGGTTAAATACCACCTTCGTTTTTCTTCAGAATGGGTAAAAAGACTTGGTGATGGCACGACGGAAAGTCATGATAAAATGCAAGCCGCTGTTAATCTTTTATATCCCTATTTGGGTGAATTATTTGAGGAATCTCCTGTCGAAAAAGAGATGAAAGCTCTAGGTATCGGCGTAGACTTGGGTGCTTTGCGACCCGCTTACTTCGAGCAGGTCAAGGCCACCTTGCAAGAAGCAACACTTGATCTTCCCCAATTTTTTGGCTTCCATTCGGGTGGAAAAAAAGGTATTCACACCGAACATTTTGGTTTTATCCTAAGCAACTTGCAGTATATGCAGCGAACGTATCCGGGGATGAAGTGGTGA
- the paaD gene encoding 1,2-phenylacetyl-CoA epoxidase subunit PaaD, whose translation MTSIEKKQAIAKRLIAVTDPEIPVLSIMDMGIVRDIEVEGQRVVVKITPTYSGCPAMDMIAVEIKAVLAEAGYEADVKSILAPAWTTDWITENGRQKLREYGIAPPLEASADKKALLGGARIVRCTHCGSTHTKMISQFGSTACKALFQCEDCLEPFDYFKCLK comes from the coding sequence ATGACAAGTATAGAAAAAAAGCAAGCCATCGCTAAGCGCTTAATTGCCGTTACGGACCCAGAAATTCCGGTGTTGTCCATTATGGATATGGGCATTGTGCGCGATATTGAGGTAGAGGGGCAAAGGGTGGTCGTCAAAATAACGCCTACCTATTCGGGGTGTCCGGCGATGGATATGATTGCGGTGGAAATAAAAGCAGTATTAGCAGAGGCGGGTTATGAGGCAGATGTAAAAAGCATCCTTGCTCCTGCCTGGACAACGGATTGGATCACTGAAAATGGGCGCCAAAAATTGAGGGAATATGGGATTGCGCCACCATTAGAAGCTTCGGCAGATAAAAAGGCCTTATTGGGAGGTGCGAGGATCGTTCGCTGCACCCACTGTGGCTCTACCCATACTAAAATGATCAGCCAATTTGGATCAACTGCTTGCAAAGCGCTCTTCCAGTGTGAAGATTGTTTGGAACCATTTGACTATTTCAAATGCCTGAAATAA
- a CDS encoding 3-hydroxyacyl-CoA dehydrogenase NAD-binding domain-containing protein — translation MKVGIIGAGTMGSGIAQVAATAGCEVLLFDTAETALINSQQQLARIMNRLLEKGKISATETTRIQEHIRYITNIEELADCELIIEAIVENPGIKKEVFSTLAPLLRPAAILASNTSSLSIASLAASCPYPERFIGIHFFNPAPLMELVEIIPAIQTSSDTKERARAIIDSWGKLTVEAKDTPGFIVNRVARPFYGEALRIYEEGIADIATIDWALKTLGGFKMGPFELMDFIGNDVNYTVTETVFQAFFYDPRYQPAFTQKRMVEAGWLGRKSGKGYYDYTGNTPSPVPEEDQKLGLYILQRILAMLINEAAEALHYQIASKVDIDTAMTKGVNYPNGLLQWADEIGIPTCVHRLDALFDEYHESRYRCSPLLRKMAKNGTTFYPMKKGSIYV, via the coding sequence ATGAAAGTAGGAATCATAGGTGCAGGAACCATGGGAAGTGGTATAGCTCAAGTTGCCGCAACGGCTGGCTGCGAGGTCTTGCTATTTGATACAGCGGAAACGGCCTTAATCAATAGCCAGCAACAACTCGCTCGTATCATGAATAGATTGCTCGAAAAAGGGAAAATAAGCGCAACGGAGACTACTCGTATTCAAGAGCACATCAGGTATATTACAAACATCGAAGAACTAGCTGATTGTGAATTGATTATTGAAGCTATTGTGGAGAACCCGGGGATTAAAAAGGAGGTTTTTTCGACCTTGGCGCCCCTGCTTCGTCCGGCTGCTATCCTGGCATCCAATACGTCTTCCTTATCCATTGCTTCCCTTGCCGCATCCTGTCCATATCCGGAGCGTTTCATTGGCATCCATTTCTTCAATCCAGCCCCTTTGATGGAACTGGTGGAGATTATTCCAGCCATCCAAACCAGTAGCGACACGAAGGAAAGGGCGAGGGCCATCATTGATAGTTGGGGTAAATTGACGGTAGAAGCCAAAGATACACCCGGGTTTATTGTCAATCGGGTAGCCCGTCCATTTTATGGCGAAGCCCTGCGGATCTATGAGGAGGGTATAGCCGATATAGCCACCATCGACTGGGCTCTGAAAACATTAGGTGGTTTCAAAATGGGGCCATTTGAGTTAATGGATTTTATTGGAAATGACGTCAATTACACCGTCACGGAAACCGTTTTCCAAGCGTTTTTCTATGATCCACGCTACCAACCTGCTTTCACCCAGAAGCGAATGGTCGAGGCGGGATGGCTGGGCCGGAAAAGTGGCAAGGGCTATTATGATTATACAGGAAACACTCCTTCTCCTGTGCCAGAAGAAGATCAAAAATTAGGGCTTTACATTCTTCAGCGAATCCTGGCCATGCTGATTAATGAAGCAGCAGAGGCGCTCCATTACCAGATCGCGAGTAAAGTTGACATTGATACGGCCATGACCAAAGGGGTGAATTACCCGAATGGACTCCTGCAATGGGCGGATGAAATAGGCATTCCGACTTGTGTCCATCGCTTGGATGCCCTATTTGATGAATACCATGAAAGCCGATATCGTTGCAGCCCATTGTTGCGAAAAATGGCTAAAAATGGTACAACCTTTTACCCCATGAAAAAAGGAAGCATTTATGTCTGA
- a CDS encoding hotdog fold thioesterase, translating to MSETLPTAVFHKMMEKDAFSQWLGIELIEIAAGYCKLEMTVRPEMLNGFGMLHGGVTFAFADSAFAFASNSHGRLSVSQNGSMTYAKPATAGDRLIAEATQLTLGHKTATFDVKVFEKETEKIIAFFRGSVYRTSKEVLAENT from the coding sequence ATGTCTGAAACTTTACCTACGGCTGTTTTCCATAAAATGATGGAAAAAGATGCCTTCAGTCAATGGCTAGGAATTGAATTGATTGAAATAGCGGCTGGCTATTGTAAGTTGGAAATGACAGTCCGGCCAGAGATGCTCAATGGCTTTGGCATGCTTCATGGGGGTGTAACTTTTGCCTTCGCGGATAGCGCCTTTGCCTTTGCTTCCAATTCGCATGGCCGCCTGAGTGTGTCGCAAAATGGCAGTATGACCTATGCAAAGCCCGCTACCGCTGGCGATCGGCTCATCGCCGAAGCCACCCAATTGACTTTGGGCCACAAAACGGCGACCTTTGATGTAAAGGTATTTGAAAAAGAGACCGAAAAAATCATCGCCTTTTTCCGAGGGTCCGTCTACCGAACCTCAAAGGAGGTTTTGGCCGAAAACACTTGA
- the paaZ gene encoding phenylacetic acid degradation bifunctional protein PaaZ, which produces MHKLSNYVNGEWRNGADKGQPLLDAVTGAVIAHATTTGIDFGEVLAYGRTVGGPPLRNMTFQARGLMLKKLALYLNKHKEQFYELSYRTGATRADSWIDIEGGFGNLFANASLRRDFPNQTFHVDGDPIDLSRGGSFMGQHIMVPKEGVAIHINAFNFPVWGMLEKCAVNWMAGVPAIVKPATATAFLTEAVVKAIIASGILPEGALQLLCGSARSILDTVGSQDVVTFTGSAATGRMLKAQPRIIEEAVPFNMEADSLNCSILGEDAIPGTPEFDLFIKEVSKEMTIKCGQKCTAIRRIIVPEELLDAVQMALSNTLSKVVIGNPSLKEVRMGALASKDQVQEVRDRVQILAQTAEIVYGHLDSVDLIDADAKKGAFLSPILLLEKAPHQNRAVHDIEAFGPVSTIVPYKDLDDAITLAKMGKGSLCASIATYDDQIARDFVLGVASHHGRILVLNRENAQKSTGHGSPLPSLVHGGPGRAGGGEEMGGVRGIKHYMQRCAIQGTPSTITAITGIYQAGAAYTAAPQHPFSYHFEDIEPRMSILTHKRTITDSDIINFANLTWDHFYAHTDITSLEGSIFEKRAAHGYFILAAAAGLFVYPNKGPVTANYGLEECRFIRPIYHNDTIQVRLTCKEKIERESKGREFPSGVVKWYVEVFDQEQELVAIATILTMVQKKSPFLPFTKENVAKGLAKLTDSHRAKWGILSPQHMVEHLEFFMQMAMGAIKTDITTPEKYLERTQESLFNYRPMPRDFDHPLLKVEALEDLRFGSLEEAKAALLSSLDAYEAFFKAHPGIKTPNTVFGMLDKQLWDLLHRKHFHHHFEQFDLI; this is translated from the coding sequence ATGCATAAATTAAGCAATTACGTCAACGGAGAATGGCGAAATGGAGCAGACAAAGGACAGCCCCTCCTCGATGCAGTCACCGGAGCGGTGATCGCCCATGCCACCACCACAGGAATAGATTTCGGGGAAGTACTGGCCTATGGACGCACCGTAGGCGGGCCGCCTTTGCGCAATATGACCTTTCAGGCAAGAGGCTTAATGCTGAAAAAATTGGCCCTTTATTTAAATAAGCACAAAGAACAATTTTATGAGCTAAGCTATCGGACTGGCGCCACGCGGGCCGATAGTTGGATCGATATTGAAGGCGGTTTCGGCAACCTATTTGCCAATGCCTCGCTGCGTCGCGATTTTCCCAACCAAACCTTCCATGTTGATGGCGATCCTATTGATTTATCCAGAGGAGGAAGTTTTATGGGACAGCATATCATGGTACCCAAAGAAGGCGTCGCCATTCACATCAATGCCTTTAATTTTCCGGTTTGGGGGATGTTAGAAAAATGTGCCGTGAATTGGATGGCAGGTGTGCCTGCTATTGTAAAACCCGCAACAGCCACCGCCTTTTTAACCGAGGCAGTTGTCAAAGCTATCATCGCCTCAGGGATTTTGCCCGAAGGGGCTTTGCAATTGCTCTGCGGCTCGGCCCGAAGCATCCTGGATACCGTGGGGTCTCAGGACGTGGTGACCTTCACCGGCTCGGCAGCGACAGGGCGGATGCTCAAAGCTCAACCCCGCATCATCGAAGAAGCCGTTCCTTTTAACATGGAAGCCGATTCGCTCAATTGCTCTATTTTGGGGGAAGATGCCATACCCGGTACTCCTGAATTTGACCTTTTTATCAAAGAAGTGAGCAAAGAAATGACCATTAAATGTGGTCAAAAATGTACAGCGATCCGAAGAATTATAGTGCCGGAGGAACTGTTAGATGCCGTACAAATGGCATTGAGTAATACCCTGTCCAAAGTAGTCATAGGTAACCCCAGTCTGAAAGAAGTACGCATGGGTGCCCTGGCCAGTAAAGACCAGGTGCAGGAGGTGAGAGATAGGGTGCAAATTTTAGCACAAACGGCGGAAATCGTTTATGGCCATTTGGATAGCGTAGACTTAATAGATGCTGATGCAAAAAAAGGCGCCTTTTTAAGTCCTATCCTTTTGCTGGAAAAAGCGCCACACCAAAATCGGGCGGTACACGATATTGAAGCCTTTGGACCGGTGAGTACCATTGTGCCCTATAAAGACCTGGATGATGCCATCACCTTGGCCAAAATGGGGAAAGGCTCGCTGTGTGCGTCCATCGCTACGTATGATGATCAGATAGCCCGCGATTTTGTGCTGGGTGTTGCCAGCCATCATGGTCGCATCCTGGTCTTGAACCGGGAAAATGCCCAGAAAAGCACTGGGCATGGCTCGCCACTTCCTAGTCTGGTACATGGGGGCCCCGGGCGCGCGGGCGGAGGGGAAGAGATGGGCGGTGTCCGCGGTATTAAGCACTATATGCAGCGCTGTGCCATTCAAGGAACCCCTAGCACTATAACGGCGATTACGGGCATTTATCAGGCAGGGGCAGCCTATACTGCGGCCCCTCAACATCCCTTTAGCTATCATTTCGAGGATATTGAGCCGAGGATGTCTATTTTAACGCATAAGCGCACCATTACCGATAGTGATATTATCAATTTTGCCAACCTGACCTGGGATCATTTTTATGCCCATACCGATATTACTTCATTGGAAGGGAGTATTTTTGAGAAGAGGGCTGCGCATGGCTATTTTATCCTGGCCGCCGCCGCCGGGCTTTTTGTTTACCCCAATAAAGGCCCTGTTACCGCCAATTATGGGCTGGAAGAATGTCGGTTCATCCGACCCATTTACCACAATGACACCATCCAGGTTCGCCTAACCTGTAAAGAAAAAATAGAACGGGAAAGCAAAGGCCGGGAATTTCCTTCAGGCGTCGTCAAATGGTATGTGGAAGTATTTGATCAGGAACAGGAGTTGGTCGCGATAGCAACCATTCTGACGATGGTCCAAAAAAAGTCTCCATTCCTGCCATTCACCAAAGAAAATGTCGCCAAGGGCTTGGCAAAACTGACGGATTCGCATCGGGCGAAATGGGGCATTTTAAGTCCCCAACACATGGTTGAGCACCTGGAATTCTTTATGCAAATGGCGATGGGCGCGATTAAAACGGACATTACTACCCCTGAGAAATACCTGGAAAGAACCCAGGAATCACTTTTCAATTACCGCCCAATGCCCCGGGATTTTGATCATCCCTTACTTAAAGTGGAAGCCCTGGAGGATTTGCGATTTGGTAGCTTGGAAGAAGCCAAAGCAGCGCTCCTGTCGTCCCTTGACGCTTATGAAGCTTTCTTCAAGGCGCATCCGGGTATCAAAACGCCAAACACCGTATTCGGTATGTTGGATAAGCAGCTGTGGGATTTACTACACCGCAAACATTTTCACCATCATTTTGAGCAATTTGACTTAATCTAA
- a CDS encoding enoyl-CoA hydratase/isomerase family protein, producing MEPYVQAIDIKAGITEITFFHPSHNSLPSDLLAQLAQAITETGQREAVKVIILKSFGNRTFCAGASFNELIAIDDFQQGKQFFMGFANVINACRKCPKLIIGRVQGKAVGGGVGLAAAVDYCLATKQASVKLSELAVGIGPFVVGPAVQRKLGVSAFSQLAIHASEFRSAEWARDKGLYAELFEDPESLDLAVLALAEQLASYNPEAARHIKAICWEGTEHWDRLLEERAEISGRLVLSAFTKEALGRFA from the coding sequence ATGGAACCCTATGTACAAGCCATAGATATCAAAGCCGGCATTACGGAGATCACTTTTTTCCACCCCAGCCATAATTCCCTGCCAAGCGATTTGCTGGCCCAACTCGCTCAGGCCATTACCGAAACGGGGCAACGCGAGGCGGTCAAGGTCATCATCTTAAAAAGTTTTGGTAATCGCACTTTTTGTGCTGGCGCCAGTTTTAATGAACTGATTGCCATTGATGATTTCCAGCAAGGGAAGCAATTCTTTATGGGATTTGCCAATGTGATCAATGCCTGTCGCAAATGCCCCAAGCTCATCATCGGTCGGGTGCAAGGAAAAGCAGTGGGAGGGGGCGTAGGGCTGGCTGCCGCTGTGGATTATTGCCTGGCGACCAAACAGGCATCGGTCAAACTCAGTGAATTAGCGGTGGGGATTGGCCCCTTTGTAGTGGGACCGGCGGTGCAGCGCAAGCTAGGCGTCTCCGCCTTTAGCCAATTGGCCATCCACGCCTCCGAATTCCGGTCGGCGGAGTGGGCCAGAGATAAAGGCCTTTATGCCGAGCTTTTCGAAGACCCCGAATCCCTAGACCTGGCTGTGCTGGCCCTCGCCGAACAACTGGCCAGCTATAACCCCGAAGCAGCCCGCCACATCAAAGCCATCTGCTGGGAAGGGACCGAACACTGGGACCGATTGCTGGAGGAGCGGGCGGAAATTAGCGGGCGATTGGTATTATCGGCGTTTACGAAGGAGGCGTTGGGGCGGTTTGCTTAA
- a CDS encoding DUF2975 domain-containing protein, giving the protein MEAQNKFYGEALIGFLLAVFRTGFLLFSFGIALWVIVSICALLTDIPFLNTEFPVLFSLNKEGVLHNAEGIGVASFSMRQGMGIIATDALPKGFVALYIVIEFLRSLCILWVMRLIIRILEAVQMGGLLILENAIRLRWVALLGMAILFLGGLITIVSSAYLSDKLTFPGLEFSSFSLFFFATFGSVFHYLFLLVIAEAFRIGAILKEEVDLTI; this is encoded by the coding sequence ATGGAAGCACAAAATAAGTTTTATGGTGAAGCCCTCATCGGGTTCTTGCTTGCTGTCTTTAGAACCGGCTTTTTACTTTTTTCATTTGGAATAGCACTTTGGGTTATTGTTAGTATTTGTGCATTGTTAACAGATATTCCTTTTCTCAATACAGAATTTCCCGTTTTGTTTTCCCTTAACAAGGAAGGTGTCTTGCATAATGCAGAAGGTATAGGTGTGGCAAGTTTTAGCATGCGACAAGGCATGGGGATTATAGCAACAGATGCACTTCCCAAAGGATTTGTTGCGCTTTATATTGTCATTGAATTCCTGAGGTCGCTATGTATTTTATGGGTGATGAGATTGATCATCCGTATTTTAGAAGCGGTGCAGATGGGCGGACTTTTAATTTTAGAAAATGCCATTCGCTTGCGCTGGGTAGCCCTTTTGGGTATGGCTATTTTATTTTTGGGTGGATTAATCACCATTGTTTCTTCTGCTTATCTCAGTGATAAACTAACATTTCCTGGCTTGGAATTCTCAAGTTTTAGTCTTTTTTTCTTTGCTACTTTTGGGTCAGTATTCCATTATCTTTTTCTTTTAGTTATTGCTGAAGCGTTTCGGATAGGCGCGATTTTAAAAGAAGAAGTTGATTTAACTATTTAA
- a CDS encoding helix-turn-helix transcriptional regulator — MPIIVNLDVMLAKRKMSLTELSEKVGITMSNLSILKKGKAKAIRFSTLQAICEVLECQPGDILEFSPLTKE; from the coding sequence ATGCCTATTATTGTCAATCTTGATGTAATGCTTGCCAAACGTAAAATGTCACTGACAGAACTCTCGGAAAAAGTGGGGATTACGATGTCTAATCTTTCTATTTTAAAAAAAGGAAAAGCTAAGGCCATTCGATTTAGTACACTGCAAGCGATATGTGAAGTATTGGAATGCCAACCAGGTGATATTTTGGAATTTAGTCCGCTTACAAAGGAATAA
- a CDS encoding Lrp/AsnC family transcriptional regulator, whose protein sequence is MMNLDEIDRKILGLVQQDARMTIKEMAAQLNLSTTPIFARIKKLEKEGIIDHYVAVLNPEKLGKKLNAFAHVSIKEHSRQAVEDFVNCVISFPEVMECHYVTGNADFILKVLVEDIEQYNLFVLDKLADVPNIGKVESLFSLSVRKKTNIIPL, encoded by the coding sequence ATGATGAATCTAGACGAAATAGATCGGAAAATACTTGGCCTGGTCCAGCAAGATGCGCGGATGACCATCAAGGAAATGGCGGCACAACTCAACCTTTCTACCACCCCTATTTTTGCACGTATCAAGAAGCTGGAAAAAGAAGGCATCATTGACCACTACGTCGCAGTGCTAAATCCTGAAAAACTAGGAAAAAAACTCAATGCATTCGCCCATGTGTCCATCAAGGAACACTCCAGACAAGCAGTTGAGGATTTTGTCAATTGCGTCATTAGTTTTCCCGAGGTTATGGAATGCCATTACGTGACGGGGAATGCCGATTTTATCCTAAAAGTATTGGTGGAGGACATTGAACAATATAATCTTTTTGTACTCGACAAATTGGCAGATGTGCCTAATATTGGCAAGGTGGAGTCTTTGTTTTCTCTTTCGGTGCGCAAGAAGACGAATATTATTCCTTTGTAA